The Peribacillus sp. FSL P2-0133 genome has a segment encoding these proteins:
- the yycH gene encoding two-component system activity regulator YycH: MNFERAKSIILIILVGTSIFLTWSIWTYEPEYDQFEQSSEFIKIKSDVQIVSDVIKPVSILFHGNGQHFQTSNPVEINEMEKEFSQWRFSGIKEVSVKRLQRKFDDFVHEDGSIEIEFSDDIPIALYKTVLNITDKEVPKFSFDRIIIKQKGISGKESAVYFVSYDQEKIYQGMVDSKKLRNFMDSFYRGSYDKHPEYTAEIINSKKTLFVPENPVEINKLEYYIDDLDIGNLKNALFNYPKFVRQESVSVGEEYTDGTRLMTVNKENYLISYINPAQKSKQFDSSSDLLQKSIDFINDHAGWENNNYRFAYMSENEQRVVFRLFVNGYPTFNESGMTEIEQIWGKEEIYSYDRPYFSLDSVLPSEGAVVILPSGKEVLNKLKSKDNIDFKSVEDISIGYKLNKSLDSKLVTLVTLEPTWYYRIGDKWFMVPEEDTGGDQSGLE, encoded by the coding sequence ATGAATTTTGAACGTGCAAAAAGCATCATACTGATTATTTTGGTTGGGACAAGCATTTTTTTGACATGGAGCATTTGGACATACGAGCCTGAATATGATCAATTTGAACAATCGTCGGAATTTATAAAGATTAAAAGCGATGTCCAGATTGTCAGTGATGTCATTAAACCAGTCAGTATCCTTTTCCATGGCAATGGGCAGCATTTCCAGACTTCCAATCCGGTAGAAATAAATGAAATGGAAAAAGAATTCTCGCAATGGCGTTTCAGCGGCATAAAAGAGGTATCCGTAAAAAGGCTGCAAAGGAAATTTGACGATTTTGTCCATGAAGATGGATCGATTGAAATCGAATTTTCCGATGATATTCCTATTGCCCTTTATAAAACGGTATTGAATATAACGGATAAGGAAGTGCCTAAGTTTTCTTTTGATCGAATCATCATTAAACAAAAGGGTATCAGTGGTAAGGAATCTGCCGTTTATTTTGTTTCCTACGATCAAGAGAAGATTTATCAAGGGATGGTCGACTCTAAAAAACTAAGGAATTTCATGGATTCATTTTATAGGGGTTCTTACGATAAGCACCCTGAATACACGGCCGAAATCATAAACAGCAAAAAGACGCTCTTCGTCCCGGAAAACCCAGTTGAGATCAACAAACTTGAATATTATATTGACGATTTGGATATTGGAAACTTGAAAAATGCATTATTTAATTATCCGAAGTTCGTACGCCAGGAATCCGTTTCGGTCGGTGAGGAATACACGGATGGAACAAGACTTATGACGGTCAATAAAGAGAATTACCTAATTTCTTATATCAATCCGGCACAAAAGAGCAAGCAATTTGACAGTTCCAGTGACCTTTTGCAAAAAAGCATCGATTTCATCAATGACCATGCAGGTTGGGAAAATAACAATTACCGCTTTGCCTATATGTCGGAGAATGAACAGCGAGTGGTATTCCGCTTATTCGTAAATGGTTATCCGACCTTCAATGAATCGGGAATGACAGAAATCGAGCAAATTTGGGGGAAAGAAGAAATTTATAGCTATGACCGCCCATACTTTTCACTTGACTCAGTCCTCCCGTCAGAAGGAGCGGTAGTAATTTTACCAAGCGGTAAAGAAGTATTGAATAAGCTGAAATCGAAAGATAATATCGATTTCAAAAGCGTGGAGGACATCTCGATTGGCTATAAACTGAATAAATCCCTCGATTCCAAACTTGTAACACTAGTTACACTTGAGCCTACTTGGTATTATCGTATCGGCGATAAATGGTTTATGGTGCCTGAAGAAGATACGGGAGGCGATCAAAGTGGATTGGAATAA
- the walK gene encoding cell wall metabolism sensor histidine kinase WalK, with protein MKKVGFFRSIHFKFVLIYVLLIFVAMQIIGVYFVGELEENLVGNFTKSIKGHVNLLTYSIGEEMEKERGEEDPTLEEAIDTILKDRDNSSNDISEVRVIDTRSRRVIGTSAPSNQDIVGKKTTEVLIKNTLIYGKEDSDIFRDKGRRLWVLSTPIEANGEVIGAVYVIAEMENVFEQMDEINSIFMTGTAIALVITAILGILLARTITRPMSDMRKQALVMAKGNFSRKVRVYGDDEIGQLAVTFNNLTKKLQESQSSTEGERRKLSSVLSNMTDGVISTDRRGRVNLINEPAAQLLNVSSETVMNQPIIEVLGLEEEYKFEDLLEERDSIILDYSKKNRPFILRGNFSVIQKETGFVNGLITVLHDITEQEKIESERREFVANVSHELRTPLTTMRSYLEALAEGAWKDEEIAPSFLSVTQNETERMIRLVNDLLQLSKMDSKDYRLKTGWVNFNKFYDHIIDRFEMTKNDDITFKRDLPKEAYFVDIDEDKITQVLYNVISNSLKYSPEGGQVTFRVRASDGFIIVSITDQGVGIPKNVIDKIFDRFYRVDKARARNLGGTGLGLAIAKEMVVAHGGKIWAESVDGKGTTVFFTLPYEQEEEDDWS; from the coding sequence ATGAAAAAGGTTGGTTTTTTTCGCTCAATTCATTTTAAATTTGTTCTGATTTATGTATTGCTCATTTTCGTAGCTATGCAAATAATCGGAGTATATTTTGTTGGGGAATTGGAAGAAAATCTTGTCGGGAACTTTACGAAATCAATAAAAGGTCACGTTAACCTGCTTACCTACAGTATTGGTGAAGAAATGGAAAAAGAGAGGGGAGAGGAAGATCCGACCCTCGAAGAAGCGATTGATACGATATTGAAAGACCGGGATAATTCATCGAATGATATTTCGGAAGTACGTGTCATCGACACCCGCAGCAGACGCGTGATCGGGACTTCAGCCCCAAGTAACCAGGATATTGTAGGGAAGAAGACAACAGAGGTCCTTATTAAGAATACGCTCATTTATGGAAAAGAAGATAGTGATATATTTCGGGACAAAGGCAGGCGGCTCTGGGTCCTTTCGACACCTATTGAAGCAAATGGGGAGGTCATTGGCGCCGTCTATGTAATAGCAGAGATGGAAAATGTCTTTGAGCAGATGGATGAAATCAATAGTATCTTCATGACGGGTACGGCCATCGCCTTGGTCATTACGGCCATCTTGGGGATCCTGCTCGCACGAACGATCACAAGGCCAATGTCCGATATGAGAAAACAGGCCCTGGTGATGGCGAAAGGGAATTTCTCCAGAAAAGTTAGGGTATATGGCGATGATGAAATTGGTCAGCTTGCCGTCACTTTCAATAATTTGACCAAAAAGCTTCAAGAGTCGCAATCAAGCACAGAAGGAGAGCGGCGCAAGCTTTCTTCTGTACTTTCCAATATGACGGATGGCGTAATTTCAACGGACAGACGCGGTCGGGTGAACTTGATTAATGAACCGGCGGCACAATTATTGAATGTCTCGAGTGAAACCGTCATGAACCAACCGATCATTGAGGTTTTAGGTCTTGAAGAAGAATATAAATTTGAGGATTTACTGGAAGAGCGAGATTCCATTATCCTTGATTACAGCAAAAAAAATCGGCCTTTCATTTTGAGGGGGAACTTTTCGGTCATTCAAAAGGAAACGGGATTCGTCAATGGTTTGATTACTGTTTTGCATGATATAACAGAGCAGGAAAAAATCGAGAGCGAACGCAGGGAGTTTGTTGCCAATGTATCACATGAACTGCGAACACCGTTAACGACGATGAGAAGTTACCTGGAAGCATTGGCTGAAGGTGCATGGAAGGACGAGGAAATCGCTCCATCCTTTTTAAGTGTGACCCAAAATGAAACGGAGCGAATGATCAGGCTTGTTAATGATCTGTTACAGCTTTCGAAAATGGATAGTAAAGATTACAGGCTTAAAACAGGCTGGGTGAATTTCAATAAATTCTATGACCACATCATCGATCGTTTTGAAATGACGAAAAATGATGACATCACGTTTAAACGTGATTTGCCGAAGGAAGCTTATTTTGTGGATATTGATGAAGATAAAATTACCCAGGTTCTCTATAATGTAATCTCCAACTCATTAAAGTACTCACCTGAAGGGGGTCAAGTGACTTTCCGCGTCAGGGCATCTGATGGCTTTATCATTGTGAGCATTACAGATCAAGGAGTGGGTATCCCGAAAAACGTCATTGATAAAATATTCGATCGCTTCTATCGTGTGGATAAAGCAAGGGCCCGTAACTTAGGCGGGACAGGGCTTGGTTTAGCGATTGCAAAAGAGATGGTCGTGGCGCATGGCGGGAAAATATGGGCGGAAAGTGTGGATGGAAAAGGAACTACGGTGTTCTTTACACTTCCTTACGAACAGGAAGAAGAGGATGATTGGTCATGA
- the yycF gene encoding response regulator YycF: MDKKILVVDDEKPIADILQFNLKKEGYEVFCAYDGNEALKMVEERQPDLILLDIMLPQRDGMEVCREVRKKYETPIIMLTAKDSEIDKVLGLELGADDYVTKPFSTREIIARVKANLRRQQAVPVPDQENEPKEITIGTLTIHPDAYVVSKRGDTIELTHREFELLHYLAKHIGQVMTREHLLQTVWGYDYFGDVRTVDVTVRRLREKIEDNPSHPGWIVTRRGVGYYLRNPEQE, translated from the coding sequence ATGGATAAAAAGATTCTGGTAGTGGATGACGAAAAGCCAATTGCTGATATATTACAATTCAATCTGAAAAAAGAAGGCTATGAAGTTTTTTGTGCTTATGATGGCAATGAAGCCCTCAAAATGGTAGAAGAACGGCAACCCGATTTGATTTTACTTGATATCATGCTGCCGCAGCGCGATGGCATGGAAGTTTGCAGGGAAGTAAGGAAGAAGTATGAAACGCCGATCATCATGTTAACGGCAAAAGATTCAGAGATTGATAAGGTCTTAGGATTGGAGCTTGGTGCAGACGACTATGTGACAAAGCCATTTAGTACCCGGGAAATAATTGCCCGCGTTAAGGCGAACCTAAGACGTCAGCAAGCTGTTCCTGTTCCCGATCAAGAAAATGAACCGAAGGAAATTACGATAGGAACGCTCACTATCCATCCGGATGCCTATGTGGTATCCAAGCGGGGCGATACGATTGAATTAACGCATCGCGAATTTGAGTTGCTTCATTACTTAGCGAAGCACATCGGTCAGGTCATGACAAGGGAGCACTTATTACAAACCGTGTGGGGCTATGATTATTTTGGTGATGTGCGGACGGTCGATGTAACGGTCAGACGTCTTCGTGAGAAGATTGAAGACAATCCAAGCCATCCTGGCTGGATTGTAACTAGAAGAGGGGTCGGTTATTACCTGCGTAACCCTGAACAGGAGTAG
- a CDS encoding M23 family metallopeptidase, which produces MFSSKGKGIILLMVSVILMLAGNRATAAGISETATIQHVYLNDEFVGSVTDETEIEKIVADKVEEAQEDYPDLTFDKETQLTFVPEEVFDEEVKEDQAVKGIQDQLNVKAEAYEIDIDNQAVAYVASKEDAEDVLEKITLLYVNEKEYAEYESGKKESEKDADPLKEPGSRILDIEFSLPVTFKETMVYPDEIKSVDETLSMIEEGKEGTTSYEAKEDEDLEAIATSHDMDLDQLLELNPGQDENKGVKEGERLYVTQRIPYVNVMVKREVFKEERIPFEKKVKEDDELPKGELITEQIGNEGILAFTYNVSETNGKKISETIAKKEVTEKAKTEITRKGTKVIPSQGSGTYSWPADGGYISSKQGQRWGKLHKGIDIARPVTRTITAADHGIIETAGNSGGYGNKITINHNNGYKTVYAHLDSIDVQAGQKIEKGMKIGMMGSTGNSTGVHLHFEIYKNGSLVNPLNYISQ; this is translated from the coding sequence ATGTTTAGCTCAAAAGGCAAGGGGATCATCCTGTTGATGGTTTCCGTCATTTTAATGCTTGCAGGAAATCGGGCAACTGCTGCTGGAATATCGGAAACTGCAACCATACAGCATGTTTATCTTAACGATGAGTTCGTCGGAAGTGTGACGGACGAAACGGAAATCGAAAAGATTGTAGCCGATAAGGTAGAAGAAGCACAGGAAGATTATCCGGACTTAACATTCGATAAGGAGACACAGCTGACGTTTGTACCTGAAGAGGTATTCGATGAAGAGGTAAAAGAGGATCAGGCTGTTAAGGGAATTCAAGATCAGTTGAATGTGAAGGCAGAGGCTTATGAAATCGACATAGATAATCAGGCGGTCGCTTATGTTGCGTCAAAGGAAGATGCCGAGGACGTTTTGGAGAAAATCACTTTATTATATGTGAATGAAAAGGAATACGCTGAATATGAATCAGGTAAAAAGGAAAGTGAAAAAGATGCGGATCCGTTAAAAGAGCCAGGAAGTAGAATTCTGGACATCGAATTTTCACTTCCCGTCACGTTTAAAGAGACAATGGTATATCCAGACGAAATCAAGAGCGTCGATGAAACCCTTTCCATGATAGAAGAAGGAAAGGAAGGAACGACGAGCTATGAGGCTAAGGAAGATGAGGATCTTGAAGCCATTGCCACTAGCCATGATATGGACCTGGATCAACTGCTGGAACTAAATCCGGGACAGGATGAGAACAAAGGTGTTAAAGAGGGCGAGCGTCTTTATGTGACCCAACGTATCCCCTATGTGAACGTAATGGTAAAAAGAGAAGTATTTAAGGAAGAGAGGATTCCTTTTGAAAAGAAAGTGAAGGAGGATGACGAACTTCCAAAGGGCGAGCTCATTACTGAACAAATAGGGAATGAGGGGATTCTTGCGTTCACCTATAATGTATCCGAAACAAACGGAAAGAAAATCAGTGAAACAATCGCAAAAAAAGAAGTCACGGAAAAGGCCAAAACAGAAATCACCAGAAAAGGCACCAAGGTCATTCCTTCACAGGGCAGCGGTACATATTCATGGCCTGCAGATGGGGGCTATATTTCCAGTAAGCAGGGCCAGCGCTGGGGGAAACTGCATAAAGGTATTGATATTGCCCGGCCAGTCACCAGGACGATAACGGCAGCAGATCATGGGATAATCGAAACTGCCGGAAACTCCGGAGGATATGGAAATAAGATAACGATCAATCATAATAACGGGTATAAGACAGTGTATGCGCATTTGGATTCAATAGATGTACAAGCAGGACAAAAGATTGAAAAAGGCATGAAAATTGGCATGATGGGTTCAACGGGGAACTCGACCGGTGTCCACCTCCATTTTGAAATATATAAAAACGGGTCTCTCGTTAATCCGCTAAACTATATAAGCCAGTAA
- a CDS encoding adenylosuccinate synthase, giving the protein MSSVVVVGTQWGDEGKGKITDFLSQNAEAIARYQGGNNAGHTIKFNGVTYKLHLIPSGIFYSDKICVIGNGMVVDPKALVEELAYLHSHGVSTDNLRISNRAHVILPYHIKLDEVEEDRKGANKIGTTKKGIGPAYMDKAARNGIRMADLLDREIFEEKLSQNLVEKNRMFERFYETEGFKIEDILEEYYEYGQQVQKYVCDTSVVLNDALDEGKRVLFEGAQGVMLDIDQGTYPFVTSSNPVAGGVTIGSGVGPTKINHVVGVCKAYTSRVGDGPFPTELHDEVGNQIREIGREYGTTTGRPRRVGWFDAVVVRHARRVSGITDLSLNSIDVLSGLDTVKICVAYEYKGEIIHEVPATLKAIGECKPVYEELPGWSEDITGCKSLDELPENARHYVERVSQLVGIPLTTFSVGPDRNQTNVVRSPWRLA; this is encoded by the coding sequence ATGTCATCAGTTGTAGTAGTCGGTACACAATGGGGAGACGAAGGTAAAGGTAAAATAACAGATTTTCTATCCCAGAATGCGGAAGCCATCGCTCGTTATCAAGGTGGGAATAATGCAGGGCATACAATAAAATTTAACGGCGTTACCTATAAACTGCATTTAATTCCATCAGGGATTTTTTATAGTGATAAGATTTGTGTCATTGGAAATGGTATGGTGGTTGATCCTAAAGCTCTTGTAGAGGAGCTTGCTTATTTACATAGCCATGGGGTGAGTACGGATAATCTTCGTATCTCGAACCGTGCACATGTCATTCTTCCTTACCATATCAAATTGGATGAAGTCGAAGAAGACCGTAAAGGCGCCAACAAAATTGGAACGACTAAAAAAGGAATCGGCCCTGCATATATGGACAAAGCCGCTCGTAACGGAATCCGCATGGCAGACCTTTTGGACCGTGAAATTTTCGAGGAAAAATTGTCTCAAAATCTTGTCGAAAAAAACCGTATGTTTGAACGTTTCTATGAAACGGAAGGTTTCAAAATCGAGGATATCTTGGAAGAATACTATGAGTACGGACAACAAGTGCAGAAATATGTTTGTGATACATCCGTTGTATTGAATGACGCACTTGATGAAGGAAAACGGGTATTATTCGAAGGGGCACAAGGTGTCATGCTTGATATCGATCAAGGAACATACCCATTCGTCACTTCATCTAATCCGGTTGCAGGTGGAGTTACAATCGGTTCTGGTGTAGGTCCTACGAAAATCAACCATGTGGTTGGAGTATGTAAAGCATATACAAGCCGTGTGGGCGATGGTCCTTTCCCTACAGAATTGCATGATGAAGTCGGTAACCAAATCCGGGAAATTGGCCGTGAATATGGTACAACTACAGGCAGACCGCGCCGTGTAGGCTGGTTTGACGCTGTTGTCGTTCGCCATGCTCGCCGTGTCAGCGGGATTACTGATTTATCATTGAACTCGATTGACGTATTATCAGGTCTTGATACGGTCAAAATTTGTGTGGCTTATGAATACAAAGGCGAGATCATTCATGAAGTTCCAGCGACTTTGAAAGCGATTGGCGAATGTAAACCAGTCTATGAAGAACTACCAGGCTGGTCAGAAGACATCACAGGTTGCAAATCATTGGATGAGCTTCCAGAGAACGCTCGTCACTATGTAGAGCGCGTATCTCAATTGGTAGGCATTCCTTTGACCACTTTCTCTGTCGGTCCTGACCGTAACCAAACAAATGTCGTGAGAAGCCCTTGGCGTCTAGCGTAA
- the dnaB gene encoding replicative DNA helicase — protein sequence MIEQFQDRIPPQNIEAEQAVLGAIFLEPSSLTVTSEVLIPEDFYRSSHQKIFNVMLKLNDEGKAVDLITVTEELAATKNLEEVGGVSYLSELAGSVPTAANIEYYARIVEEKSLLRRLIRTATNIAQEGYSREDEVEELLGEAEKTIMEVAQRKNSGSFQNIKDVLVATYDNIEVLTNRKGDVTGIPTGFAELDRMTAGFQRNDLIIVGARPSVGKTAFALNIAQNVATKTEENVAIFSLEMGAEQLVMRMLCAEGNINAQNLRTGSLTDEDWRKLTMAMGSLSNAGIYIDDTPGVRIGEIRSKCRRLKQEHGLGMILIDYLQLIQGDGRSGDNRQQEVSEISRSLKALARELKVPVIALSQLSRGVEQRQDKRPMMSDIRESGSIEQDADIVAFLYRDDYYDKESENKNIIEIIIAKQRNGPVGTVSLAFVKEYNKFVNLERRFDDDSMSPGA from the coding sequence ATGATAGAACAATTTCAGGATAGGATTCCCCCTCAAAATATAGAAGCCGAACAGGCAGTGCTAGGAGCCATTTTTCTTGAGCCCTCTTCATTGACCGTTACATCGGAAGTTTTGATTCCGGAGGATTTTTACAGAAGCTCTCATCAAAAAATCTTTAATGTAATGCTTAAATTGAATGACGAAGGAAAAGCTGTCGATTTGATTACGGTGACAGAGGAATTGGCTGCGACAAAAAACCTTGAAGAAGTTGGCGGAGTTTCTTATTTAAGTGAATTGGCCGGATCGGTGCCTACCGCGGCCAATATTGAATATTATGCCCGCATCGTCGAGGAGAAGTCATTGCTGCGTCGTTTGATCAGGACAGCGACCAACATCGCTCAGGAAGGCTACAGTCGCGAGGACGAGGTCGAGGAGCTGCTCGGGGAAGCAGAAAAAACGATCATGGAAGTGGCCCAGCGTAAGAATTCCGGGTCTTTTCAAAATATTAAGGATGTATTGGTTGCGACGTACGATAACATAGAAGTTTTGACTAACCGTAAAGGGGATGTCACAGGAATACCGACAGGGTTTGCTGAACTGGATCGAATGACAGCAGGGTTCCAACGTAATGACCTCATCATAGTGGGTGCCCGTCCTTCGGTTGGTAAAACCGCTTTTGCATTGAATATCGCTCAAAACGTTGCGACCAAAACGGAGGAGAATGTAGCGATTTTCAGTCTTGAAATGGGTGCAGAGCAGCTCGTTATGCGTATGCTCTGTGCTGAAGGAAATATCAACGCTCAGAATTTACGAACAGGTTCCTTAACTGATGAGGATTGGCGTAAACTGACGATGGCGATGGGAAGCTTGTCGAATGCCGGCATTTATATCGATGATACGCCTGGTGTGAGGATTGGTGAAATCCGTTCAAAATGCCGTCGTTTGAAGCAGGAACATGGCCTTGGCATGATATTGATCGATTACCTGCAGTTAATTCAAGGCGATGGTCGTTCAGGCGACAACCGTCAGCAAGAGGTATCCGAGATTTCACGTTCACTCAAAGCGCTCGCTCGTGAACTTAAAGTGCCCGTCATCGCCCTTTCCCAGCTATCGCGGGGAGTGGAGCAGCGTCAGGATAAGCGTCCGATGATGTCTGATATCAGGGAATCCGGGAGTATCGAGCAAGATGCCGATATCGTCGCATTCTTATACCGTGATGATTATTATGATAAAGAATCCGAGAATAAAAATATCATCGAAATCATTATAGCGAAACAGCGTAATGGTCCAGTAGGCACGGTTTCGCTTGCATTCGTAAAAGAATATAATAAATTCGTTAACCTCGAACGCCGCTTCGATGATGATTCGATGTCTCCCGGCGCATAG
- the rplI gene encoding 50S ribosomal protein L9: MKVIFLKDVKGKGKKGEVKNVADGYAHNFLLKQGLAVEANNSNVKTLEAQKNKEESLAAEELQHAEELKVQLEKLTVELSAKAGEGGRLFGSITTKQIASELQKKHGVKVDKRKMELAEGIRTLGHTKLPVKLHPEVTATLTVHVKEIN, encoded by the coding sequence ATGAAAGTAATATTTCTGAAAGACGTAAAAGGTAAAGGGAAAAAAGGGGAAGTTAAAAATGTAGCAGATGGTTATGCACATAATTTCCTGTTAAAACAAGGATTGGCTGTTGAAGCAAATAATTCAAATGTAAAAACTTTAGAAGCCCAGAAAAATAAAGAAGAATCACTTGCAGCAGAAGAGCTGCAGCATGCTGAAGAATTGAAAGTGCAGCTGGAGAAATTAACGGTTGAACTATCTGCCAAAGCCGGTGAGGGCGGGCGTTTATTCGGTTCCATCACGACTAAACAAATTGCATCGGAGCTTCAGAAAAAACACGGTGTCAAGGTTGATAAACGTAAAATGGAGCTTGCTGAAGGCATCCGCACTTTAGGGCATACAAAGCTTCCAGTCAAGCTTCATCCTGAAGTCACTGCGACACTGACTGTGCATGTGAAAGAAATTAACTAA
- a CDS encoding DHH family phosphoesterase, with protein MPSYLKEYSIKSPLYGVLAAVVLLLGVLAYYNWVIALVGLLILAGLFYLTLRMVEKKQRKTEEYITTLSYRLKKVGEEALLEMPIGIMLFNEDYYIEWTNPFLASCFSEDSLAGRSLYDVADSIVPLIKQEIETETLTLHDRKFKVVHKRDERLLYFFDVTEQVEIEKLYEDERTAIAIILLDNYDDLTQGMDDQRKSSINSLVTSLLDKWARDNGVFFKRVSSERFIAVFNEHILHQLEKGKFSILDEIRETTAKQNVPLTLSIGVGSAVPSLPELGTLAQSSLDLALGRGGDQVAIKQANGKVKFYGGKTNPMEKRTRVRARVISHALKDIVLDSDKVIVMGHKNPDMDAIGSGIGILKVAQMNEREGYIVIDTQQLDSSVLRLMEEIKNKEELYSRFITPDDAFEMITDETLLVVVDTHKPSMVIEERLLNRIDKVVVIDHHRRGEEFIKNSLLVYMEPYASSTAELVTELLEYQPKRSKIDMLESTALLAGIIVDTKSFTLRTGSRTFDAASYLRAHGADTVLVQKFLKEDVDTYIKRSKLIEEVIFYKKGIAIASAKTDQVHNQVLIAQAADTLLTMDGVAASFVMAKRSDDTVGISARSLGDINVQVIMEMLNGGGHLTNAATQQVCSIDEAESRLKAAIDEYLEGGQKE; from the coding sequence ATGCCATCTTATTTGAAAGAATACTCGATTAAGTCCCCATTGTATGGGGTGCTGGCCGCAGTCGTTTTACTTTTGGGCGTACTGGCTTATTATAATTGGGTTATTGCACTTGTTGGACTATTGATTCTTGCTGGTTTATTTTATTTAACATTAAGAATGGTAGAAAAAAAGCAACGAAAGACAGAAGAGTATATAACGACTTTATCCTATCGTTTAAAGAAGGTGGGCGAGGAAGCGTTATTGGAAATGCCGATTGGGATCATGCTCTTTAATGAGGATTATTACATTGAATGGACCAATCCATTCCTGGCTTCTTGTTTTAGTGAAGACTCCTTGGCAGGAAGATCGCTATACGATGTTGCGGACTCGATAGTGCCGTTGATCAAGCAAGAGATCGAGACAGAGACGCTTACGCTCCACGATCGGAAATTCAAGGTGGTCCATAAGCGTGATGAAAGGCTTCTTTACTTTTTTGATGTGACGGAGCAAGTGGAAATTGAGAAATTATATGAAGATGAGCGGACGGCAATTGCGATCATTCTTCTTGATAATTATGATGATTTGACACAGGGTATGGATGATCAGCGTAAAAGCAGCATTAATAGCTTGGTTACCTCACTTCTTGATAAATGGGCAAGGGATAATGGCGTTTTCTTTAAACGGGTTTCCTCGGAACGATTCATCGCTGTCTTCAATGAGCATATCCTTCATCAGCTTGAGAAGGGCAAATTCTCGATTTTGGATGAAATCAGGGAAACGACGGCCAAGCAAAATGTACCCTTGACCCTGAGCATCGGGGTCGGCTCGGCCGTGCCATCCTTACCGGAACTAGGTACGCTTGCACAGTCCAGCTTGGATCTCGCCCTTGGACGGGGCGGTGACCAAGTAGCGATAAAGCAAGCAAATGGAAAAGTGAAATTTTATGGCGGCAAAACCAATCCGATGGAAAAGCGCACGAGAGTCCGTGCACGTGTCATTTCCCATGCATTGAAGGATATAGTCCTTGATAGCGATAAAGTCATTGTCATGGGCCATAAAAACCCGGATATGGACGCAATCGGTTCAGGGATCGGCATCTTGAAAGTTGCCCAGATGAATGAACGTGAAGGCTATATTGTCATCGACACCCAGCAGCTCGATAGCAGTGTCCTTCGTTTAATGGAAGAAATCAAAAATAAAGAAGAGCTGTATTCCCGGTTCATAACACCTGATGATGCATTTGAAATGATTACGGATGAGACCTTGCTGGTTGTGGTCGATACACATAAACCTTCCATGGTGATTGAAGAGCGGTTATTGAATAGGATCGATAAGGTTGTAGTCATCGACCATCATCGCCGCGGTGAGGAGTTCATCAAGAATTCATTGCTCGTCTATATGGAGCCATATGCATCTTCAACAGCAGAACTTGTAACCGAACTGCTTGAATATCAACCGAAACGCTCAAAGATTGATATGCTGGAGTCGACGGCGCTTCTTGCAGGTATCATCGTCGATACGAAAAGCTTCACCTTAAGAACAGGTTCACGCACTTTCGATGCAGCCTCTTATCTAAGGGCGCATGGAGCTGATACGGTACTTGTCCAGAAATTCTTAAAAGAAGACGTGGACACCTATATCAAACGTTCGAAGCTCATTGAGGAAGTCATCTTTTATAAAAAGGGAATTGCCATTGCCTCTGCAAAAACCGATCAAGTTCATAATCAGGTGCTCATCGCTCAAGCTGCGGACACCCTATTGACCATGGATGGCGTTGCGGCTTCTTTCGTAATGGCTAAGCGATCTGATGATACAGTTGGCATAAGTGCGCGTTCTCTAGGTGATATCAATGTACAGGTGATCATGGAAATGTTGAATGGAGGCGGACATTTAACAAATGCCGCCACTCAACAGGTTTGCTCCATTGATGAAGCTGAAAGTCGATTGAAAGCAGCTATTGATGAATATTTAGAAGGGGGACAAAAAGAATGA